Proteins co-encoded in one Streptococcus ruminicola genomic window:
- the cas2 gene encoding CRISPR-associated endonuclease Cas2 gives MRYAAMRLLCFFDLPMETAQEKRTYRNFRKELIANGFEMLQFSVYYRTCPNRSFANKFYKRLQQSNLPAGNVRLLAVTEKQFSEMTLIVGGKTKQEEVVSNNKLVVI, from the coding sequence ATGAGGTATGCTGCAATGAGATTATTATGCTTTTTTGATTTACCAATGGAAACTGCACAAGAAAAAAGGACCTATCGAAATTTTAGAAAAGAATTGATAGCCAATGGATTTGAGATGTTACAGTTTTCGGTTTATTATCGTACTTGTCCAAATCGTAGTTTTGCTAATAAGTTTTATAAAAGACTACAGCAGAGCAATTTACCTGCAGGTAACGTAAGGTTGTTAGCTGTTACAGAGAAACAATTTTCTGAGATGACTTTAATCGTAGGTGGAAAAACGAAACAAGAAGAAGTAGTTAGTAATAATAAGTTGGTGGTTATATGA
- the cas1 gene encoding type II CRISPR-associated endonuclease Cas1 — translation MTWRVVHVNQSEKMHLKLDNIVIKKLGEEYTIPLSDISIIVAEGGDTVVTLRLLSALSKFNIALIVCDNEHLPTGIYHAPNGHSRAYKRLQKQLEWSQEQKDKLWQIVTYFKINNQQDVLSLFERDIDAIQLLADYKDHIELGDKTNREGHAAKVYFNELFGKKFTRVTQQEADVINAGLNYGYAILRAQMARIVEGYGLNPLIGIFHRNEYNQFNLVDDLMEPFRQIVDIWVYQNLRDKEYLKYEYRLNLTNLLNANIKYGKENCSVTGAMDKYVQGFIKCIDKKDTSKFFCPVVSSLELES, via the coding sequence ATGACTTGGAGAGTTGTGCACGTTAATCAAAGTGAAAAGATGCATTTAAAATTGGATAATATCGTAATAAAGAAGCTAGGCGAGGAATATACGATTCCTTTAAGTGATATTTCAATTATTGTTGCTGAAGGTGGAGATACGGTAGTAACTCTTCGTTTGCTTAGTGCTTTAAGCAAATTCAATATTGCTCTTATTGTTTGTGATAATGAACACTTACCGACAGGCATTTATCATGCACCGAATGGACATTCTAGAGCTTATAAGAGACTACAAAAGCAGTTAGAATGGAGTCAGGAGCAAAAAGATAAGCTTTGGCAAATTGTAACTTATTTTAAAATTAATAATCAGCAAGATGTTCTGTCATTATTTGAGAGAGATATTGATGCGATACAGTTATTAGCTGATTATAAAGACCATATCGAGCTTGGAGATAAGACGAATCGAGAAGGGCATGCTGCTAAAGTTTATTTTAATGAGCTTTTTGGTAAAAAGTTTACGCGCGTGACACAACAAGAGGCTGATGTGATTAATGCTGGTTTGAATTATGGATATGCAATCTTGAGAGCACAAATGGCAAGGATTGTCGAAGGATATGGTCTCAATCCCCTAATTGGTATTTTCCATAGAAATGAATACAATCAATTTAATCTGGTAGATGATTTAATGGAGCCATTTAGACAGATAGTAGATATTTGGGTTTACCAAAATTTACGTGATAAAGAATATTTAAAATATGAGTACCGCTTAAATCTAACGAATCTTTTAAATGCCAATATTAAGTACGGGAAAGAAAATTGTTCGGTAACTGGTGCTATGGATAAATATGTTCAAGGTTTTATAAAATGTATTGATAAAAAAGATACGAGCAAATTCTTTTGCCCAGTAGTGTCAAGCCTAGAATTGGAGTCTTAA
- the csn2-St gene encoding CRISPR-associated protein Csn2-St, whose amino-acid sequence MKWHFTHPYKDNLDINFGQFTQIIGQNQQLKYYMWHLLMWYFDGKKYSEEDLSLFNQEEPEILSDGKVLKRKDFKVISISDIQDLLEQMSYKKGTVAFDFMKSKLDTIDVMTEVDGINDRLDRISLTVNQNLNLSIDNVTYHTESCLVTSEQLLSKYFQPYFNYQEKNIAFEFVNNETKVMFLLKMIKEKLKNDTGNILLVFKNMDDYLDYSSFIRICESITQITSEFPNFYCTIFPSNESYLYVTKETIESVTIVSDYIESLYDLDFMYERFVGRYPSNNIPTKKEFLILLQKNASYLFSDQITYVSLGISDMVAIKILNSLYQYDKKLSYPIPLVDPLEISFLKDKD is encoded by the coding sequence ATGAAATGGCACTTCACTCATCCGTACAAGGATAACCTAGATATTAATTTTGGTCAATTTACACAGATAATAGGACAAAATCAGCAACTAAAATATTATATGTGGCATCTTTTGATGTGGTATTTTGATGGTAAAAAGTATTCAGAAGAAGATTTGTCACTTTTTAATCAAGAGGAGCCTGAAATTTTAAGTGATGGGAAGGTTTTAAAGCGAAAAGATTTTAAGGTCATTTCGATTTCTGATATCCAAGATTTGCTTGAGCAGATGTCTTATAAAAAAGGAACTGTCGCTTTTGATTTTATGAAATCGAAATTAGATACTATTGATGTCATGACGGAAGTTGATGGAATCAATGATAGATTGGATAGAATTTCACTAACTGTCAATCAGAATCTTAATTTATCAATAGATAATGTCACTTATCATACGGAAAGCTGTTTGGTTACGTCTGAGCAATTATTAAGCAAGTATTTTCAACCATATTTTAATTATCAAGAAAAAAATATTGCTTTTGAATTTGTTAATAACGAAACTAAAGTAATGTTTTTACTTAAAATGATAAAAGAAAAACTAAAAAATGATACTGGTAACATTTTATTGGTTTTCAAGAATATGGATGACTATCTTGATTATTCTTCATTTATAAGAATTTGTGAATCTATTACTCAGATAACAAGTGAGTTTCCAAATTTTTACTGTACTATTTTTCCTTCGAATGAAAGTTATTTGTATGTTACAAAAGAAACAATAGAGTCTGTTACGATTGTTTCGGACTATATTGAATCCTTATATGATCTTGATTTTATGTATGAAAGATTTGTTGGAAGATATCCATCGAATAATATACCAACGAAAAAAGAATTTTTAATTCTGCTACAAAAAAATGCAAGTTATCTATTTAGCGATCAAATCACGTATGTGAGTTTAGGAATTTCAGATATGGTTGCTATTAAAATACTTAATAGCTTATATCAGTATGATAAGAAGTTAAGTTATCCCATTCCTTTGGTCGACCCGCTTGAAATCAGCTTTTTAAAGGATAAAGATTGA